One Panicum virgatum strain AP13 chromosome 9K, P.virgatum_v5, whole genome shotgun sequence genomic region harbors:
- the LOC120647906 gene encoding heat shock 70 kDa protein BIP5-like, with amino-acid sequence MARQDLVRAVIWLLVFALAALGKAGALFDQEWPPDPAMYPPGRVIAIDLGNTNSCVAGYDGPGETQTMFQLCIPSWIAVADDGAILVGDDARKHAVVNPQAAISGFKRLLGQRLTRVFEREFAERVKENLPYKVEEENVEPHIQVTTTDGAVRHLGVGKLTATVVAKLKETAEAHLGHRVEAAILTLPLELCNHASRYAAFFAGRVAGFEAMAVINEPTAAANAYGVDENLREEGVVVVLHVGGGTAEASALTLVDNVYEILAVDYDPFFGGQEFDRRIVDQFIGLVRNKHGKDISKDGAALDKLRTACERAKKTLSHQDHAQVIIESLVDGVDLAEPLTRDKFEELNHDLFLKVVELVDKVVTQAEVSMGSKLDVDEVVLIGGSTMIPKVRELIRDYFGGTKELNTRIKPDEVVTIGAAQYSKWIYDKRRSDLHIRGLS; translated from the exons ATGGCTCGCCAAGATCTCGTTAGGGCTGTCATATGGCTCCTGGTCTTCGCACTTGCAGCGCTCGGCAAGGCAGGCGCGCTATTCGACCAGGAGTGGCCTCCCGATCCGGCGATGTACCCGCCGGGGAGAGTCATCGCCATCGACCTGGGCAACACCAACTCCTGCGTCGCCGGCTATGATGGGCCCGGCGAAACCCAGACCATGTTCCAGCTCTGCATCCCATCCTGGATCGCCGTTGCCGACGACGGCGCCATCCTCGTCGGCGACGACGCCAGGAAGCACGCCGTCGTCAATCCCCAAGCCGCCATCTCCGGGTTCAAGCGCCTCCTTGGCCAAAG ATTGACACGCGTTTTCGAGCGGGAGTTCGCTGAGAGAGTCAAGGAGAATCTACCGTACAAGGTTGAGGAGGAGAACGTCGAACCCCACATCCAGGTGACGACCACCGACGGCGCCGTCCGGCACTTGGGCGTCGGGAAGCTCACGGCCACGGTGGTCGCCAAGCTCAAGGAgacggcggaggcgcacctcggCCACCGGGTCGAGGCTGCCATCCTCACTCTCCCGCTGGAGTTGTGCAACCACGCGTCCAGGTACGCGGCGTTCTTTGCCGGCAGGGTCGCCGGCTTCGAGGCCATGGCGGTGATCAACGAGCCCACCGCGGCCGCCAACGCCTACGGCGTCGACGAGAACCTGCGCGAGgagggcgtcgtcgtcgtcctgcaCGTCGGTGGCGGCACGGCCGAGGCCAGCGCCTTGACGCTCGTGGACAACGTGTATGAGATCCTAGCAGTGGATTACGATCCTTTCTTCGGAGGACAGGAGTTCGATCGGAGGATCGTGGACCAATTCATCGGGCTGGTCAGGAACAAGCATGGGAAGGACATCAGCAAAGACGGTGCTGCTCTCGACAAGCTGAGGACGGCATGCGAGCGTGCCAAGAAGACACTGAGCCACCAGGATCATGCCCAGGTCATCATCGAATCGCTCGTCGACGGCGTGGATCTGGCAGAGCCGCTGACCCGGGACAAGTTTGAGGAGCTGAACCATGATCTGTTCCTCAAAGTCGTGGAGCTGGTAGACAAGGTGGTGACACAAGCTGAGGTGTCCATGGGCAGTAAGCTGGACGTCGATGAGGTTGTTCTTATTGGTGGGAGCACCATGATCCCAAAGGTTAGGGAACTCATCAGGGACTATTTTGGCGGGACCAAGGAGCTCAATACAAGGATCAAACCTGATGAAGTggtcaccattggagccgcGCAATACAGCAAGTGGATTTACGACAAACGACGATCAGACTTGCATATTCGGGGGCTGAGTTGA